One Polaribacter sp. KT25b DNA segment encodes these proteins:
- the folE gene encoding GTP cyclohydrolase I FolE yields MITEVTLKEKELEQKLNGFSFEEIGDDHLYTGLETPMKPNAFAISDEEKKEKIASLFSEIMNVMGLDLTDDSLQGTPKRVAKMYIDEIFSGLNPANKPKVALFDNKYQYNQMLVEKNISFYSNCEHHFVPIIGKAHVAYISSGKIIGLSKLNRIVQYFAKRPQVQERLTNQIAEELKTILQTENVAVIIDAKHLCVSSRGIKDDTSSTVTSYFGGDFNSSEKIAELQNTLKY; encoded by the coding sequence ATGATTACAGAAGTAACACTTAAAGAAAAAGAATTAGAGCAAAAGTTAAATGGATTTTCTTTTGAAGAAATTGGAGACGACCATTTATACACAGGTTTAGAAACCCCAATGAAACCAAACGCTTTTGCTATTTCTGATGAAGAAAAGAAAGAAAAAATAGCTTCCCTTTTTTCTGAAATTATGAATGTTATGGGTTTAGATTTAACTGATGATTCTCTACAAGGAACGCCTAAAAGAGTTGCAAAAATGTATATTGATGAAATTTTCTCTGGATTAAATCCTGCAAATAAACCAAAAGTTGCCTTGTTTGATAATAAGTATCAATACAACCAAATGTTGGTAGAAAAGAACATTTCTTTCTACTCAAATTGCGAGCATCACTTTGTGCCCATTATTGGTAAAGCACATGTTGCATATATTTCATCAGGAAAAATAATAGGTTTATCAAAATTAAATAGAATTGTACAATATTTTGCAAAAAGACCACAAGTACAAGAGCGTTTAACAAACCAAATTGCAGAAGAATTAAAAACAATTTTACAAACAGAAAACGTTGCTGTTATTATAGATGCTAAACATTTATGTGTGTCATCTAGAGGTATAAAAGACGACACATCATCTACAGTAACTTCATATTTTGGTGGCGATTTTAACTCATCAGAAAAAATAGCAGAATTACAAAACACTTTAAAATATTAA
- a CDS encoding TIGR03643 family protein — MQLDSIAIDRIIEMAWEDRTTFEAIQFQFGLKEQDVIDLMRRELKLKSFKNWRQRVQERKTKHDKLRVFKKGRFKCSRQRTITNNSISKR, encoded by the coding sequence ATGCAATTAGATAGTATAGCAATTGACCGAATTATAGAAATGGCTTGGGAAGACAGGACAACTTTTGAAGCAATACAATTTCAATTTGGTTTAAAAGAACAAGATGTTATAGATTTAATGAGAAGAGAATTAAAGCTAAAAAGCTTTAAAAATTGGAGACAAAGAGTGCAAGAAAGAAAAACTAAACACGACAAACTAAGAGTATTTAAAAAAGGTAGATTTAAATGCTCAAGACAACGAACAATTACAAATAACTCTATATCAAAAAGATAA